From a region of the Daphnia magna isolate NIES linkage group LG1, ASM2063170v1.1, whole genome shotgun sequence genome:
- the LOC116934825 gene encoding coiled-coil domain-containing protein 102A yields MGPPGQPLSRRSAPSPMSGHHVSHSHGHLHSSQIHRSGGSSNHVHNHIHTELDSASHISSSRFDIDWESKERELEEARARAAQMEKTMRWWSDCTANWREKWSKVRTERNRSREEAKVLRTKLEMALKDSSVVRREKQCVEHENEFLRSELERLAQQQQEEDGLSERKSPHSFNPRHHHQGSSRLGTPELSREATSTPIDGTDPIPALLSSRERSTPNFIGNGFDAEVLPSHFSGAVPKQMRNPIESLETDDIEYLQQKLTHLKLRLDEAAKTIQAEREEKSSLHKAMESMQLELLDLRGRLEELKCTKQEAERQLISSQEIHRQQVISLQQDRRDEASTRETLDRRLAELRGELERLQAENAAEWGRRERVETERQALERENKKLRTALSDLQERLEKKSFGSSSSSGSGGHSGSVADSEMSKIHEELEEKNKELLELRHAHNKLKKALQDRSVELGHGLRRAEHSEAEVRRLRSRIEELKREVAAAQDELDAATNNVRKLQRTNEELQEQVDGLQIQATHLQTRLRNSNNGSSFLLHRECELLQDTLSEDENNEF; encoded by the exons ATGGGTCCTCCAG GCCAACCACTGTCACGGCGGTCTGCCCCTTCACCTATGTCTGGGCACCATGTGAGCCACTCTCATGGACATCTTCACTCTTCACAGATTCATAGAAGTGGAGGCAGCAGCAATCATGTTCACAATCATATTCACACAGAACTCGACTCAGCTTCTCATATTTCATCTAGCCGATTCGACATTGACTGGGAATCTAAAGAg CGAGAACTAGAAGAGGCACGAGCGCGAGCAGCTCAGATGGAAAAAACAATGCGCTGGTGGTCGGATTGCACTGCAAATTGGCGAGAAAAGTGGAGCAAAGTCCGAACAGAGCGAAACAGATCACGTGAAGAAGCCAAAGTATTAAGAACTAAATTGGAGATGGCGTTGAAGGATAGTTCGGTAGTGCGGAGAGAAAAACAGTGTGTTGAACACGAGAATGAGTTCCTACGTAGTGAGTTGGAGCGTTTGGCCCAACAACagcaagaagaagatggcCTATCTGAGCGAAAGAGTCCTCATTCGTTTAATCCACGGCATCATCATCAAGGTTCCTCCAG GTTAGGGACGCCAGAACTATCTAGGGAGGCGACGAGTACTCCCATCGATGGCACAGACCCCATACCGGCTTTACTCAGTTCACGCGAACGGTCCACTCCGAATTTTATTGGCAATGGTTTCGATGCTGAGGTTTTACCCTCCCATTTCAGCGGAGCTGTACCTAAGCAAATGCGGAATCCTATCGAATCACTCGAGACGGATGACATTGAATACTTACAACAAAAGTTGACGCACCTCAAGTTAAGACTAGATGAGGCAGCCAAAACAATCCAAGCAGAAAGAGA AGAAAAGAGCAGTCTCCACAAGGCAATGGAGTCCATGCAGCTAGAGCTGTTGGATTTGCGTGGAAGATTGGAAGAATTGAAATGCACGAAGCAGGAGGCGGAGCGGCAGCTGATATCATCGCAAGAGATTCATCGTCAGCAGGTCATAAGTTTACAGCAGGATCGCCGAGATGAAGCCAGTACACGGGAGACACTGGATAGACGGTTAGCCGAACTCCGTGGAGAACTTGAGCGTTTACAGGCCGAAAATGCTGCCGAATGGGGTCGGCGGGAACGAGTCGAAACAGAGCGTCAGGCGttggaaagagaaaacaagaaacttcGAACAGCTCTGTCCGATTTGCAA GAACGTTTGGAGAAGAAATCTTTCGGCTCTTCATCCAGTTCGGGCAGTGGAGGTCATTCGGGCTCTGTGGCAGATTCTGAAATGAGTAAAATACATGAAGAAttagaagagaaaaataaagaattgcTTGAGTTAAGACATGCTCATAATAAACTGAAGAAGGCATTGCAGGATCGCTCGGTGGAACTAGGACATGGTTTACGCCGAGCTGAACATTCAGAAGCTGAA GTCCGTCGTTTGCGTTCTAGAATTGAGGAATTAAAACGTGAAGTAGCTGCAGCTCAAGACGAACTCGATGCGGCAACTAACAACGTTCG GAAACTTCAAAGAACAAATGAAGAATTACAAGAGCAGGTGGATGGCCTTCAGATACAAGCCACACATTTACAGACCAG GTTACGAAACAGCAACAATGGTAGCAGTTTCCTTCTCCACAGAGAGTGTGAATTATTACAAGATACCCTGAGTGAGGATGAAAATAATGAATTCTGA